TCGGGGTGCGGCAATGGCTCGGCAGCGACCGGACCGTCACTGCCAGCAAGTGATCGACCGGGGCAGGAGTTCGTCTTCTATGAGGACTTTGGCACCGATGCCCCCTTGGGCACATTCCTCGACCACTACGGCGACCGATTCACTGCTTACGAAGACCCCGCCCAAGACACCAGCCGGCTGGCCCGCGGGAAGGACTCCGGCTACTACGACTCAGCCAAGACCCTGTCTGCCGCGAACGGCAAGCTCGACTCCTGGCTCCACTACGACCAGGCATCGGGCAAGTACCTGGTGTCGGCGCTGCTGCCGAAGTTGCCCACCCTGACCGCGGGGCAGTTTGTGCTGCGCATGCGGGCCGACCGGATCGCTGGCTACAAAGTCGTCCCACTGCTCTGGCCCGATTCGGAGAAATGGCCCGACGACGGCGAGGTTGACTTCCCGGAGGGCAAGCTGGACGGTTCGAACTGGCGCGCCGCAATGCACTACGCGAGCTCAACTGGTGGGGAAGAGGACTTCGACGCCGGAGTAGACGGATCGCGGTGGCACACGTACGAGATCGATTGGTCGCCGGGCAAGGTCGACTT
The DNA window shown above is from Candidatus Nanopelagicales bacterium and carries:
- a CDS encoding glycoside hydrolase family 16 protein, which encodes SGCGNGSAATGPSLPASDRPGQEFVFYEDFGTDAPLGTFLDHYGDRFTAYEDPAQDTSRLARGKDSGYYDSAKTLSAANGKLDSWLHYDQASGKYLVSALLPKLPTLTAGQFVLRMRADRIAGYKVVPLLWPDSEKWPDDGEVDFPEGKLDGSNWRAAMHYASSTGGEEDFDAGVDGSRWHTYEIDWSPGKVDFLVDGKSIGRSTDGVPDKPMHWVWQFETNTDGPPPPKSAQGHVQVDWAKVYRPTG